The genomic segment TGTGGATATCAACGAAGAAATTTTCGAGTACGCCGTGGCGGTCATCATGCTGGTGATGTTGTTCTTTATACTTTACAAGCCGCAGCACTGGCTCAAAGAGCAAACGCACCTCATCAGTCGCAAGCTCTCGGCAGGCCAGATCATCCTATTTTTTCTTATCGGAATCTATGGGGGTTTCATTCATGTGGGCGTAGGATATTTCCTGCTGGCTGCCATTGTGCTGAGTGCCGGTTATGAGCTGGTGAAAGCCAATGCCATAAAAGTGCTCATCATTATGTTGTACACCCCTTTTGCGCTGGTTGTTTTTATCCTCAACGACCAGGTGAACTGGCAATATGGACTGGTAATGACCATTGGCAACGTCGCCGGCGCATACATCGCTACGCACATGGCCGTGAAG from the Bacteroidales bacterium genome contains:
- a CDS encoding sulfite exporter TauE/SafE family protein, which translates into the protein MTIIEVVLLIVAGLMVGFINTLAGGGSIISLSVLMMLGLPAPLANGTNRIAIAIQSMTAVTSFSVQKVMVFRKGLFLAIPTVVGSVLGAYIAVDINEEIFEYAVAVIMLVMLFFILYKPQHWLKEQTHLISRKLSAGQIILFFLIGIYGGFIHVGVGYFLLAAIVLSAGYELVKANAIKVLIIMLYTPFALVVFILNDQVNWQYGLVMTIGNVAGAYIATHMAVKQGASFVRWVIVVVILLTSAHLFGIIDIKAFIESIRT